A single Chlamydia suis DNA region contains:
- a CDS encoding CDP-alcohol phosphatidyltransferase family protein → MNPIEIDFRGKRRVVTPNAITAFGLCCGLFIIFKSVLKTSSSLELMHRLQGLSLLLISAMIADFSDGAVARIMKAESAFGAHFDSLSDAITFGIAPPLIAIKSLNGEYGGTLCSSFLLVTCIIYSLCGVLRLVRYNLFAATGEKATTFTGLPIPAAAACVVSLGVLLASDTLNNLPEKARVLLLSLGLLLSGCLMISTWRFPGLKHFRFRVSSSLLVLGIGLGACLFFSGLVDHFNQVFFLVSWLYVLVISPLFCFINRRPSS, encoded by the coding sequence ATGAATCCAATTGAAATAGATTTTCGTGGTAAGCGCCGAGTTGTGACCCCTAATGCTATTACGGCTTTTGGTCTTTGCTGCGGGCTCTTTATTATTTTCAAAAGCGTGTTAAAAACTTCCTCTTCTTTGGAACTTATGCACCGCTTACAAGGACTCTCTCTCCTTCTCATTAGCGCCATGATTGCCGATTTTTCCGATGGCGCTGTTGCACGAATCATGAAAGCAGAAAGTGCTTTTGGAGCACATTTTGATTCTTTATCAGATGCTATTACTTTTGGCATTGCCCCTCCTTTAATCGCGATCAAAAGTTTAAACGGGGAATATGGTGGTACCCTCTGTTCTTCTTTCCTTCTGGTTACTTGCATTATCTACTCTTTGTGTGGAGTGCTTCGTTTAGTACGCTATAATCTCTTCGCGGCGACAGGAGAAAAAGCAACCACGTTTACAGGACTTCCTATTCCTGCAGCAGCAGCATGCGTAGTCTCTCTAGGAGTCTTGCTTGCTTCGGATACCTTGAATAATCTACCCGAAAAGGCTCGTGTTCTTCTTCTTTCTCTTGGGTTACTTCTGAGTGGCTGCCTGATGATTTCTACCTGGCGATTCCCTGGACTCAAACACTTTCGTTTTCGAGTTTCCTCTTCGCTTTTGGTTCTAGGCATCGGATTAGGAGCTTGTCTCTTCTTTTCTGGATTAGTGGATCATTTCAACCAGGTCTTTTTCCTGGTTTCCTGGCTGTACGTGTTGGTGATATCCCCTCTTTTTTGCTTTATCAATAGGAGACCTTCTTCTTAG
- a CDS encoding DNA recombination protein RmuC: MDTSHILPFWTHGVFFLFGLSLGIAGSFKIFTKKFSLQKETIRDLEHSKSILQMSLDTRRSQEQLIEEFSHKLSSASQAFARDIKAESQEFFSEKTQAITSVLTPVHNTLSAFKQNLEMFETKQAEDRGALKEQLSQLLTAEKKLERETQALTNILKHPGSRGRWGEIQLERILEISGMLKYCDYSAQTVDAQTSSSRADIVIRLPQNRSLVIDAKTPFSEEYLTDNQADPSDLVKKIKDHIKTLKTKSYWDKFEQSPEFVILFLPGESLFNDAIRCAPDLLDYAGQSNVILSSPITLMALLKTVTYVWKQENIHKQIQEIGRLGKDLYQRMHKLFDHFHKVGKHLGQAVHSYNDMSSSLSARVLPILRTFDKLEVSSSHNTIEELSQVSTLPHALKEPSQDPDLEKQPSH; the protein is encoded by the coding sequence ATGGACACTTCGCATATACTCCCATTTTGGACGCATGGTGTGTTCTTTTTGTTTGGGCTTTCGTTAGGAATAGCCGGTTCTTTTAAAATTTTTACGAAAAAGTTTTCTCTGCAAAAAGAGACCATCCGAGATCTTGAGCATAGCAAGTCCATTTTACAAATGTCTTTAGACACTCGCCGCAGTCAAGAGCAACTTATCGAAGAGTTTTCGCACAAGTTATCTTCAGCATCCCAAGCCTTTGCTCGAGACATCAAAGCGGAATCACAAGAATTTTTCTCAGAAAAAACTCAAGCGATTACCTCTGTTCTTACTCCGGTCCACAACACATTATCTGCTTTCAAACAAAATTTAGAAATGTTTGAGACGAAACAAGCTGAAGACCGAGGAGCTCTCAAAGAGCAACTATCTCAGTTGCTTACAGCAGAAAAAAAGCTAGAACGAGAAACCCAAGCTCTCACGAATATTCTGAAGCATCCAGGATCGCGCGGGAGATGGGGAGAAATTCAACTAGAAAGAATCCTGGAAATTTCTGGCATGCTGAAATATTGCGATTATAGTGCCCAGACCGTAGATGCCCAGACCTCATCTTCTCGAGCAGACATTGTCATTCGTTTACCGCAGAATCGTAGTCTTGTTATTGATGCTAAAACTCCATTCTCCGAAGAGTACCTTACTGATAATCAAGCAGATCCCTCTGATTTAGTAAAAAAAATTAAAGACCACATTAAAACGCTAAAAACAAAAAGTTATTGGGATAAATTTGAGCAATCTCCTGAATTCGTGATTTTATTTCTCCCAGGAGAGAGTCTATTCAATGATGCTATCCGCTGCGCACCAGACCTCTTAGATTATGCAGGACAATCTAATGTCATTCTATCTAGCCCCATCACTTTAATGGCTTTATTAAAAACAGTTACTTATGTTTGGAAACAAGAAAATATACATAAGCAAATTCAAGAAATTGGCCGGTTGGGGAAAGATCTCTATCAAAGAATGCACAAGCTATTTGATCATTTTCATAAGGTTGGCAAGCATTTAGGGCAAGCCGTTCACAGCTATAACGATATGTCTTCCAGTCTTTCTGCTAGAGTGCTTCCTATCTTGAGAACTTTTGACAAGCTCGAAGTCTCCTCTTCTCATAATACAATCGAAGAGCTTTCCCAGGTAAGCACCTTACCTCATGCCCTGAAAGAGCCCAGTCAAGATCCTGATTTAGAAAAGCAACCCTCTCATTGA
- the sucD gene encoding succinate--CoA ligase subunit alpha, which produces MLELLSKDLPIITQGITGKAGAFHTAQCVSYGSNFVGGVTPGKGGTRFLDLPVFDSVLEAKRVTGCRASMIFVPPAFAAEAIFEAEDAGMDLIVCITEGIPVQDMLEVASLMEKSSCRLVGPNCPGVIKPGICKIGIMPGYIHLPGNVGVVSRSGTLTYEAVWQLTQRKIGQSVCVGIGGDPLNGTSFIDALREFENDKQTEAILMIGEIGGSAEEEAADWISQYCSKPVVAFIAGATAPKGKRMGHAGAIISGNSGDALSKQRALREAGVIVIESPAQIGETVAAVLNPR; this is translated from the coding sequence GTGTTAGAATTATTAAGCAAAGATCTACCGATTATTACTCAAGGTATTACGGGGAAAGCAGGGGCTTTTCATACTGCGCAATGTGTCTCTTATGGATCTAACTTTGTGGGTGGGGTGACTCCAGGGAAGGGAGGAACTCGATTTTTAGATTTACCCGTTTTCGACTCGGTTTTAGAGGCGAAACGGGTAACTGGATGTCGAGCTTCGATGATTTTTGTTCCTCCAGCTTTCGCTGCAGAAGCAATTTTTGAGGCTGAAGATGCAGGAATGGATTTGATCGTATGTATAACAGAAGGGATTCCTGTACAAGATATGCTGGAAGTTGCTTCTCTTATGGAAAAAAGCTCCTGCCGTTTAGTTGGACCTAATTGTCCTGGAGTCATTAAGCCAGGGATTTGTAAAATTGGCATTATGCCTGGATATATTCACCTACCAGGGAATGTAGGCGTGGTTTCTAGATCTGGTACGCTAACATATGAAGCTGTGTGGCAATTAACACAGCGAAAAATTGGACAAAGTGTTTGCGTTGGAATCGGAGGGGATCCTTTGAATGGAACCTCCTTTATTGATGCGCTTCGGGAATTTGAGAATGATAAGCAGACAGAAGCTATTCTTATGATTGGTGAGATAGGCGGAAGTGCAGAAGAAGAAGCGGCAGATTGGATAAGCCAGTATTGTAGTAAACCCGTGGTAGCTTTTATTGCAGGAGCTACAGCTCCCAAGGGGAAACGTATGGGGCATGCGGGTGCAATTATTTCAGGAAACAGTGGAGATGCTTTGAGTAAACAACGGGCTTTAAGAGAAGCGGGGGTTATCGTTATAGAATCTCCTGCACAGATTGGAGAGACTGTTGCTGCCGTTCTAAATCCTCGTTAG
- the sucC gene encoding ADP-forming succinate--CoA ligase subunit beta — protein MHLHEYQAKDLLTSYQLPIPSYRVAASVPEAEAAIQAEQWRSGVVKAQVHSGGRGKNGGVIIARSPEDLLAATDQLLHMQFSSNQTAGRSLPVNKVLISPLIEIVAEYYLAIVVDRKHRCPVMMLSKAGGMDIEEVAEKQPELLLTIKLPSSKKIYNYQLRQIAKFMEWDKSIADQGNRIICQLLQCFYDNDISLLEINPLVLTADRSLAILDAKITIDDNALYRHPQLANCYDPSQENIRDVLAKQLGLSYIALEGTIGCLVNGAGLAMSTLDILKLYGGSAANFLDVGGSASEKQIQEAISLVLSDKSVRVLFIHIFGGIMDCSVVAAGLVSAMQGQQEHVPTVIRLEGTNVDKGRDIILKAGIPCEFVASMSEGAELAVKLSR, from the coding sequence ATGCATCTTCATGAGTATCAAGCTAAGGACCTTTTAACTTCTTATCAACTTCCTATTCCCTCTTATCGTGTAGCAGCTTCTGTGCCTGAAGCGGAAGCGGCCATTCAGGCTGAGCAATGGAGGTCTGGGGTTGTTAAAGCACAGGTTCATTCTGGGGGAAGAGGGAAAAATGGAGGAGTGATTATTGCTCGTTCTCCAGAGGATTTATTAGCAGCGACAGATCAATTGCTGCATATGCAGTTTTCTAGTAATCAGACGGCAGGGCGCTCTCTACCGGTCAATAAAGTGCTAATTTCTCCTCTGATAGAGATAGTTGCGGAGTATTATCTTGCGATCGTAGTAGATAGAAAGCATCGTTGCCCTGTAATGATGCTTTCCAAGGCGGGAGGTATGGATATCGAAGAGGTAGCAGAAAAACAGCCCGAGCTCTTGTTAACAATAAAGCTGCCTTCTTCAAAAAAAATCTATAACTATCAGTTACGCCAAATCGCTAAATTTATGGAGTGGGATAAATCGATTGCTGATCAAGGGAACCGCATTATCTGTCAGTTATTACAATGTTTTTATGACAACGATATCTCTTTATTGGAAATCAACCCACTCGTGCTGACTGCAGATCGATCTCTTGCCATTCTGGATGCTAAAATCACTATCGATGATAACGCTCTTTATCGGCACCCACAGTTAGCAAATTGTTACGACCCCTCTCAGGAAAACATTCGTGATGTGCTCGCTAAGCAGCTGGGACTTTCCTATATTGCTCTAGAGGGGACCATCGGCTGCTTAGTGAATGGAGCCGGGTTAGCAATGAGTACTTTGGATATTCTTAAGCTATATGGAGGCTCGGCAGCGAATTTCTTAGATGTTGGAGGAAGTGCCTCAGAAAAGCAAATCCAAGAGGCGATCTCTTTGGTTTTATCGGACAAAAGCGTTCGTGTGTTGTTCATTCATATTTTTGGCGGAATCATGGATTGCTCCGTAGTAGCTGCTGGACTAGTATCTGCCATGCAAGGACAACAAGAACATGTTCCTACGGTAATCCGTTTGGAAGGAACGAATGTAGATAAAGGGAGAGACATTATTCTCAAGGCAGGAATTCCTTGTGAATTTGTTGCCTCTATGAGTGAAGGGGCTGAGCTCGCTGTGAAATTAAGTCGTTAG
- a CDS encoding DegQ family serine endoprotease: MMKKLLCVLLSTSVFSSPMLGYGASKKDAQNDICLAGSLSERDLSQEELLKEVSRGFSKVAAQATPGVVYIENFPKTGGAAIASSGNKRGMQENPFDYFNDEFFNRFFGLPSHREQPRPQQRDAVRGTGFIVSEDGYVVTNHHVVEDAGKIHVTLHDGQKYTAKIVGLDPKTDLAVIKIQAEKLPFLTFGNSDQLQIGDWAIAIGNPFGLQATVTVGVISAKGRNQLHIVDFEDFIQTDAAINPGNSGGPLLNIDGQVIGVNTAIVSGSGGYIGIGFAIPSLMAKRVIDQLISDGQVTRGFLGVTLQPIDSELAACYKLEKVYGALVTDVVKGSPAEKAGLRQEDVIVAYNGKEVESLSALRNAISLMMPGTRVVLKVVREGKIIDIPVTVTQIPAEDGVSALQKMGVRVQNITPELCKKLGLAADTKGILVMSVEAGSPAASAGVVPGQLILAVNRQRVSSVEELNQVLKNAKGENILLMVSQGEVIRFIVLKSDE, encoded by the coding sequence ATGATGAAAAAATTATTATGTGTGTTGCTATCGACATCGGTTTTCTCGTCGCCAATGCTGGGCTACGGTGCGTCTAAAAAAGATGCTCAGAATGATATTTGTTTGGCAGGATCTTTGAGTGAACGGGATCTTTCCCAAGAAGAGTTGCTAAAAGAAGTTTCTCGAGGATTTTCGAAAGTCGCCGCTCAGGCGACTCCTGGTGTGGTCTATATAGAAAATTTTCCTAAAACAGGAGGGGCGGCGATTGCCTCTTCAGGAAATAAACGGGGGATGCAAGAAAATCCTTTCGATTATTTCAATGATGAATTTTTTAATCGTTTTTTTGGTTTGCCATCGCATAGAGAACAACCTCGTCCTCAGCAGCGTGATGCGGTGAGAGGGACAGGTTTTATTGTGTCGGAGGATGGATATGTTGTGACCAACCATCACGTAGTAGAGGATGCTGGGAAAATTCATGTGACTCTACACGATGGACAAAAATACACAGCAAAAATTGTGGGGTTAGATCCTAAAACGGATCTTGCAGTTATCAAGATTCAAGCAGAAAAGTTACCCTTTTTAACTTTCGGGAATTCTGATCAACTTCAGATAGGCGATTGGGCCATAGCGATAGGAAATCCTTTCGGATTACAGGCGACGGTAACCGTCGGGGTGATTAGTGCTAAGGGAAGAAATCAACTGCATATAGTTGATTTTGAAGATTTTATTCAGACGGATGCAGCAATTAATCCTGGAAATTCTGGTGGTCCACTGTTAAATATTGACGGACAAGTTATCGGAGTGAATACAGCGATTGTTAGCGGTAGCGGGGGGTACATTGGCATTGGATTTGCTATTCCAAGCTTAATGGCCAAGCGCGTCATCGATCAACTGATTAGTGATGGCCAGGTGACAAGGGGCTTTTTAGGAGTGACCTTACAACCTATTGATTCCGAACTTGCTGCTTGTTACAAATTAGAAAAGGTGTATGGAGCTCTGGTTACGGATGTTGTTAAAGGGTCTCCGGCAGAAAAGGCAGGTTTGCGTCAGGAAGATGTGATTGTTGCTTATAATGGGAAAGAAGTGGAGTCTTTGAGTGCTTTGCGTAATGCCATTTCTTTAATGATGCCAGGAACTCGTGTAGTTTTGAAAGTAGTTCGTGAAGGCAAAATCATCGATATACCTGTAACGGTGACGCAGATTCCTGCGGAGGATGGGGTGTCTGCTCTTCAGAAAATGGGTGTTCGGGTACAAAATATTACGCCAGAGCTATGTAAGAAACTGGGATTAGCAGCGGATACTAAAGGGATTCTTGTTATGTCCGTAGAAGCAGGTTCTCCTGCGGCTTCCGCAGGGGTAGTGCCAGGACAGCTTATCTTGGCTGTGAATAGACAAAGGGTTTCTTCTGTCGAAGAATTGAATCAAGTTTTGAAAAATGCAAAAGGGGAAAATATTCTTCTTATGGTCTCTCAGGGAGAAGTAATTCGATTTATCGTTTTAAAATCCGATGAATAA
- a CDS encoding insulinase family protein, with the protein MKIGDTYRNFVVKLSQDLPEIESKLIEVEHTPTGATIMMIVNNDDENVFNISIRTCPQDSSGVAHVLEHMALCGSENYPVRDPFFSMTRRSLNTFMNAFTGADFTCYPAASQIPEDFYHLLSVYIDAVFHPLLTENSFLQEAWRYERAEDGSLGYTGIVFNEMKGALLSGESRLSEAMNAALFPSVTYGVNSGGDPKAIVSLNLETVRAFHESQYTLGRCLFYFYGNIRPTRHLDFLEEKLLRRVGKIEKQSITLPLQKRFKEPVRVMEKYPSDGADEDKVLFGLAWLTCSIFDQQDLLALHVLELVLMGTDAAPLKSRLLKSGLCKQADMSIDSELHEIPVYLVCKGCSHSGSQKLESMILASLEEILQEGIPFNLVEGAVHQLELARKEITGYSLPYGLSLFFRAGLLRQHGGKAEDGLRIHTLFANLRENIQNPEYLPRLVRKYFLDNPHYARVISLPDSQLIAQENKEERSALQAIQMQMSAEDLERVEANSKRLEAYQAQEEDLNKVLPLFSLDKVPSLGKEFVLDKETFGEGEVLHHDCFTNDIIFLELVFDLPALSVEELPWLRLLVFVLLQLGSGGRSYKEQLEFLLENTGGVDVLYDFSSQATDSSRLSPSISIRGKALISKAKYVCQVMKETLTSVDFSDTARLKELLMQHAEALTNSVRNSPMGYAIGLACCNKSIAGGLAYRMSGLPYVKHVCELLSHFDQRAPEIIDRLQQLYKKCFVGRRQLIISSSRANYQVLHEQRFFGLLDERLGVAELWKNPSLDHVEDSRGLVIPARGAYNVLAIPLGSLSYDHPDAAVLSVAAEVLGNVILHTKIREQGGAYGSGANANLGRGAFYCYSYRDPEVSATYQVFLQGIRDMAAGKFSEEDVHEGILGVIQNLDDPISPGSRGSTSYYRSRSGKVPFVRQAFRQAVLATTKEQICEVVRKRLETCLSEASFVSFAGEEMLQKSAEELDRPFQVESAL; encoded by the coding sequence ATGAAAATTGGGGATACCTATAGAAATTTTGTAGTCAAGTTGAGTCAGGATCTTCCCGAGATTGAAAGTAAGCTTATCGAAGTGGAGCATACCCCGACAGGGGCAACCATTATGATGATCGTCAACAACGACGATGAAAATGTGTTCAATATTTCTATTCGTACCTGCCCTCAGGATTCTAGTGGAGTGGCTCATGTGCTGGAGCATATGGCCTTATGTGGGTCCGAAAATTATCCGGTACGAGATCCCTTCTTCTCAATGACAAGACGTAGTTTGAATACATTTATGAATGCATTCACTGGGGCGGATTTCACCTGTTATCCGGCAGCGTCTCAGATACCGGAAGATTTTTATCATTTGCTCAGTGTTTATATTGATGCAGTATTCCATCCGTTGTTAACAGAGAATAGTTTTTTACAAGAGGCTTGGCGATATGAGCGGGCGGAAGATGGCTCCCTTGGTTACACAGGGATCGTGTTTAATGAGATGAAGGGAGCTCTGTTGTCAGGAGAGTCTCGACTCAGCGAAGCTATGAATGCTGCGTTATTTCCATCAGTAACCTATGGAGTGAATTCCGGAGGAGATCCCAAAGCAATTGTCTCTCTAAATCTAGAGACCGTGAGAGCCTTTCATGAGAGCCAATATACTTTGGGTCGATGTCTTTTTTATTTTTATGGGAATATCCGTCCCACCCGTCATTTAGATTTTTTAGAAGAGAAATTATTAAGACGTGTAGGAAAGATAGAAAAACAAAGCATTACTCTTCCTCTGCAGAAGCGTTTCAAAGAGCCTGTGCGAGTAATGGAAAAATATCCTTCCGATGGGGCTGATGAAGATAAGGTACTTTTTGGATTAGCTTGGTTGACCTGTTCGATTTTTGATCAACAGGATCTACTTGCTTTACACGTGCTGGAGTTGGTGTTGATGGGTACGGACGCGGCTCCTCTGAAATCTCGATTGCTAAAATCCGGGCTGTGCAAGCAGGCCGATATGAGTATTGACAGTGAGCTGCATGAGATTCCTGTATATCTTGTTTGTAAAGGATGCTCTCACTCGGGAAGTCAGAAGTTAGAAAGTATGATTTTAGCGAGTTTAGAAGAGATTTTACAGGAAGGGATTCCATTCAATCTGGTGGAAGGAGCTGTTCACCAGCTAGAATTAGCACGGAAAGAAATTACAGGGTACTCGCTCCCTTATGGATTATCTTTATTTTTCCGAGCTGGGTTGCTTAGACAGCATGGAGGGAAAGCAGAGGACGGATTAAGGATTCATACGTTGTTTGCTAATTTGAGAGAAAATATTCAAAACCCGGAATATTTACCTCGATTGGTGCGGAAGTATTTTCTAGACAATCCGCATTATGCTCGCGTCATTTCCCTCCCAGATTCTCAGTTAATCGCTCAAGAGAATAAAGAAGAGCGCAGTGCTCTACAGGCGATTCAGATGCAAATGAGTGCGGAAGATTTAGAAAGAGTAGAGGCAAATTCTAAGCGTTTAGAGGCATACCAGGCTCAGGAAGAAGATTTAAATAAAGTGTTACCGCTTTTTTCCTTGGATAAGGTTCCCTCTTTAGGCAAAGAGTTTGTTTTGGATAAAGAGACGTTCGGTGAAGGAGAGGTCTTACACCATGATTGCTTTACGAACGATATTATTTTCTTGGAATTAGTTTTTGATCTACCAGCTCTTTCTGTAGAAGAGCTCCCTTGGTTACGGCTTCTTGTTTTTGTGCTGCTTCAGCTAGGAAGTGGGGGGCGTTCTTATAAGGAACAGTTAGAATTTCTTTTGGAGAATACCGGAGGAGTAGACGTCCTTTATGACTTTTCTTCGCAGGCTACGGATTCCAGTCGACTCTCTCCCTCTATAAGCATTCGTGGTAAGGCCTTAATTTCTAAGGCAAAGTATGTGTGTCAAGTAATGAAGGAGACACTAACTTCTGTGGATTTCTCCGACACAGCACGTCTTAAAGAACTTTTGATGCAGCATGCTGAGGCTTTAACGAATAGCGTGAGAAACAGTCCTATGGGATATGCTATTGGTCTAGCTTGTTGTAACAAGTCCATTGCTGGAGGGTTGGCGTATCGTATGTCGGGACTTCCCTATGTCAAGCATGTTTGTGAGCTTCTGAGCCATTTTGATCAGCGAGCACCAGAAATTATTGATCGTTTACAACAGCTTTATAAGAAATGCTTTGTTGGGAGACGCCAGCTTATTATCAGCAGTAGTCGGGCAAATTATCAAGTTCTCCATGAACAGCGTTTCTTTGGTTTATTAGATGAGCGATTAGGGGTAGCAGAGTTGTGGAAAAATCCCTCTCTGGATCATGTTGAGGACTCTCGAGGTCTTGTGATTCCTGCACGAGGAGCCTATAATGTACTTGCGATTCCTCTAGGTTCTCTCTCTTATGATCACCCAGATGCCGCGGTTCTCTCTGTTGCTGCAGAGGTTTTAGGAAATGTCATTTTGCATACCAAGATTCGAGAGCAAGGTGGTGCTTATGGGTCTGGAGCTAATGCGAATCTGGGCCGGGGGGCCTTCTATTGCTATAGTTATCGAGATCCTGAAGTGTCTGCTACGTATCAGGTATTTTTGCAGGGGATTCGAGATATGGCAGCAGGAAAATTCTCAGAGGAAGATGTTCATGAAGGAATTCTTGGAGTCATTCAAAATTTAGATGATCCGATATCCCCAGGGAGCCGTGGGTCTACGTCTTACTATCGATCCAGAAGCGGTAAGGTGCCTTTCGTTCGTCAAGCCTTTCGCCAAGCTGTTTTAGCAACAACGAAAGAGCAGATTTGTGAGGTTGTCCGTAAGCGGCTTGAGACATGTCTTTCAGAAGCCTCTTTCGTTTCTTTTGCTGGAGAGGAGATGTTGCAAAAAAGCGCAGAAGAACTTGATAGACCTTTTCAAGTGGAAAGCGCTTTGTGA